Genomic window (Streptomyces sp. TG1A-60):
ACATCCGGCCCCTCGGCGAGACCGACGGCTTCGCCTTCTGCCGCGCGCTGCCGGAGCGCTGCGGGGTGGTCGCGATCCCCAACGCGGTCTTCTACGACCACCGCGAGGCCGGCGCGCCCTTCGTACGGTTCGCGTTCTGCAAGCGAGCCGAGGTACTGACAGAGGCGGCGGAACGGCTCCGCAAGGCATTCGCGGGCTGACCGGCGTCCTGCGGGACTGGTCGACGCGTCCCCCGCCGCCTGCCACGCCTCGCCCGTCCGGCGCTTTCGCGCCGGAGGCCGTCATTTCGACGCTTGCCGCACCGACAGGGACGGACGTACAATTTTCTGTACGTGGAAGGAGGGTCGATTGTGAAGACCATGACGTATTCCGAGTCGCGCGCGCGGTACGCCGAGGTGCTCAACTCCGTCACCGACGACCGCGAAGAGGTCGTCATCACCCGGGCCGGCCATGAGCCGGTGGTCATCGTCTCCCTTGAGGACTACGAGTCCCTGAAGGAGACGGCGTACCTGCTGCGCAGTCCGGCCAACGCCCGGCGCCTGCTCGCCTCCATCGACGAGCTGGAAAACGGCGGCGGCACCGTGCGCGAGCTGGCGACCGACGAGTAAGGGCCGCGCGTTGAAGATCACCTTCTCCTCCCGCGCCTGGGAGGACTACCTGTGGTGGCAGCTTCAGGACCGGAAGATCCTGAAGCGCATCAACACACTCATCACGGACATCACCCGGAACGGCAACGAGGGCATCGGCAAACCGGAACCGCTCAAGCACGGCTTCCAGGGCTACTGGTCGCGCCGCATCAACGACGAGCACCGGTTGATCTACAAAGCCACCGAGGACGGCGTCCTGATCGCACAGTGCCGCTACCACTACGAAAGCTGACGGGACTCGAAGGTCGGGCACAGCACCCTTCTCGCAACCGACCCGCGCCGCACACGAATAGGTGTGCGAGCACGGAGTGGGCTGGGTGACGGCGGCCCCGGAGCCGGTGACGGCGGTGCGCTCGGCGAAGCAGTACCTGACGTACGTCTCGGCGGGCCCGTTCCAGTACGCGATCGCCGAGGCACTGGCGCTGCCCGAGTCGTACTTCACCGCCTTCCGCGCCGACATGCTCGCCAAGCGGAACCTGCTGTCGGCGGGCCTGGAGGAGGCCGGCTTCCGGGTCTTCCGCCCCTCGGGCACGTACTTCGTCACCACCGACGTCCGCCTCCTCGGCGAGACGGACGGCTTCGCCTTCTGCCGCGCCCTGCCGGAACGCGCCGGTGTCGTCGCCATCCCCAACGCGGTCTTCTACGACCACCGCGAGCAGGGCGCCCCGTTCGTACGGTTCGCGTTCTGCAAGCGGACGGGCGTGCTGGAGGAGGCCGTGAAGCGGCTCAGGGCGGCGCTCTAGACGCACCGGGCGGTGCGCCGGGGTTCTCCCGTGAGTTCGTCCCCTCCGTCAGCGGGCGTCCGCCTCGGGCTCCGGGCGCGGGAGTTCGTCGAGGTCGAGGGTGAAGGTGCGACCGTCGGCCAGGGGGATGGGGAGCTTGCCCGTGCCGTACTTGTGCGTGTGTGCCGCGATGTACCCCGTGCCGGTCGGCTGGGTGTGGAGGACGACTTCCTGGGCGTACGGGTCCACGACCAGGTAGATCGGGATTCCGTAGCGGCCGTACTTGGCGGTGCAGTCGTCGTAGTCCTTGCGCGCGGAGGAGGTCGAGACGACCTCGGAGATCAGCAGGACGTCCTCGAAGCTGTAGCGCTTGCCCTCCCGGCGGGCGTCCTCCCGAAAGATCGCCAGGTCGGGCGCGGAGTTCTCGTCAGCGGGGAAGTCGATGTAGACGTCAGAGGCGGTCTTCGCATGGCGTCCGAGGGACACGACCGTGTCGTACTGCATCGACTTGATCGTGCTGGAGTGCTCGAAGCTCTGCGGGGTCATGATCACCTTTCCGTCGGCCCCGAACAGGACCGTGTATCCCTTGGGGAACTCGGTGTGCACGATCGCGTCGACGCTCATGGACGGCTCCTTCCCGTGTGTGGTCAGGATACGGCGGACGGTGCCGCGTCACCGAGCCCGTCGGTACGGCCGCCAGACCGGTTCGGACAGGTCGTGCGGCCCGCTCACCGCCGGTGCCGGAGCTCCGCAGCGGTGTCTGTCGCACGACATAGGAATAGGAATAGGTAGGCCAGTGAGGTGTCGGCTGGGTTACCGGTACCGCGGAACTCGTGACCGCCGTCCGTTCCGCCAAGCAGTTCCTGACGTATGTGTCGTCCGGGCCGTTCCAGTACGCCGTCGCCGAGGCGCTCGCGCTGCCGGACAGCTACTTCGAGGCGTTCCGCGCGGACATGCTGGCCAAGCGGCACCTCCTGGCGACGGGGCTGGCGGACGCCGGTTTCGAGGTGTTCCGGACGGCCGGCACGTACTTCATCACCATCGACATCACCCCCCTCGGTGAGAAGGACGCCCACGCTTCCTGCCGCGCCCTCCCCGAACGCTGCGGTGTCGTCGCCATCCCCAACTCCGTCTTCTACGACCACCCCGACGCCGACCGCAGCCAGGTCCGCTTCACCTTCTGCAAGAAGGACGACGCCCTCGCCGAGGCCGCCAGCCGCCTGCAGCGCCTCGCGTCCTGAGTGAGGTCGGGCCGGCCACCTACCTGTTGGTATTGCCATGTGCGGTTGGTCTTGGGCGGTCTCTCGCGTGAATCTCGCCGCCGCCGCGAGGCCGTCCGAGGTCAGCTGGACGCTGCGCCGGGACGAGGCGGACGACCGGAGACTCTGGAGCAACCCCGCCTCCAGCGACCGCACCCACCGTCACGTACTTGACGTACTTGACGTACTTGACGGACGAGTGCACGCTGGAGAGGTCGGGACGAACAAGGAGGCAGGTCATGGCCGCGGTCCACTACGAGAGCTACACCCAGGCGCGCACACACCTGAAGGACCTCCTCGACGCGGCCGACGAGGGACGGGTGGCGACCGTACGCCGTGACTCCGGGCGCTCGGCAGTCGTGGACGTGGAGCGGCTGCGCCGGTATCTGTCGCTGGTGTGCCCCTCGAAGGCGGAGGTGGTCGCCGAGGCGGGCGGCTGGTCCGTCTTTCTGTCCGGCCTGCCGCTGGCCGCCGACGGGGCTACCTTCGACGAAGCCATAGGGGAGATGGTCCAGGTCCTTCGCGAGTATGCCGAGGACTGGCAGGACAGGCTACGGACCGCACCCAACCACGCGGACAACTGGGGCCTGGTGCAATTGATCGCTCTCAGCGACGACGGACAGCTGCGCGACTGGCTGGTGGGTGCTCCACGGTGACCTGGCCCCAGCCCGACCGTGAGAACCATGACCGCTTCTGCCGTGCCGAGAAGTGGGAACGCGTCCGGGACGCACGCGGGCGCACCGGTACCCATCACGTGACCTACGAACTCACCCTGCACGACGGCCGGATCCTGCGCACCGGAATCTCGCACCCGGTGGACCGCACCGCGTACGGCGCCGCGATGTGGCGACATATCCTGCGGGACCAACTGGACGTCAGCGAGGACGAGTTCTGGGCCTGCGTACAGCAGGGCGAGTTGCCTGACCGAGGTGCCCCCGAGCCGCCGAGCGAGGCCCTTCCCGCTGACCTGGTGCATCTGCTCATCCACCGTGTGGGCGTTGGCGAGGACACCGTGGCGGGGATGACCAAGGACGAGGCGGTCGCGAGACTCCAGAAGTACTGGACGGACGGGAGCTGAGACCCCACCCTCGGCGCGAAGGGCGGGCCTCAACACCTGGGACGCACAGGGAAGGGCGGGTTCCCTGGGGCGGCCGACGACTGCGCCGGCCCCAGGATCACGCGAACGCACTCCTCCACACCTCGCATCTCGTTCGGATGCAGCAGGCCGAGACGCCGCCAGAGCCTTGGTTTGTCCACGGTACGCAGGTCGGTGCAGTTCACGTATGACTCGTTGTACGTGGTCACCCCGCAGTCGGGGCCGACCGGGACATGGGTGGAGGCTGGCCCAGGTGTCCCGGTGATCACGGCAACAGTCACCGCCGGCAGTGGTTCGGCAATGCGATTGACAGACCGCTGAAGCGACGCCCCGGGACCAGCCGCAGAAACCGGCCGTGAGATGCCTTTGGACCGTGCATCACGGGACACGAACGGCAGCCGGCTCACCGACGGTGCTGGAGATGCCCCTGATGGGCTTGTTGCGCGACACGCGAATGAGTGTATGAACGAGGCGTCGGCTGGGTGACGACGTCTCCCGGGCTCGTCACGGCGGTGCGCTCGGCGAAGCAGTTCATGACGTACGTCGCCTCCGGGCCCTTCCAGTACGCGATCGCCGAGGCCCTAAGCCTCCCCGACACGTACTTCGACGAGTTCCGCGCCGACATGCGGGCCAAGCGGGACCTGCTCGCGAGCGGCCTGGAGCAGGCGGGCTTCAAGGTCTTCCGCCCGGCCGGCACGTACTTCATCACCACCGACATCCGCCCCCTCGGCGAGAGCGACGGCTTCGCCTTCTGCCGTGCGCTGCCGGAGCGCTGCGGGGTGGTGGCGATCCCCAACGCGGTCTTCTACGACCACAGTGAACAGGGCGCGCCCTTCGTACGGTTCGCCTTCTGCAAGCGGACCGATGTGATGGAAGAAGCAATCAGAAGGTTGTCTGAGCTGCGGAAATGAGCCCGCCCAGCACCCGGAGCGGGTTACGGCGGACGGGGCCCGTGCGGGACCAGAAGTGGCCCCTCCAGCTCCCCGGGAACCGGGCCGGGGTCAGCTCCGCCGCGTGGTCGGGGCAGGCGTGAAGAGTCGTTCCCAGGCCGCTCGTGCTCTGTATCCAGCGAACGGGCACGGGGGGCCTTCGTCACCGTGCGGCACTTCACGCACAGGGCGACGTTGCCGAAGGCGGGGCGGAAGGTGAGCCCTCGGGCTGGACACTGTCCCGGGCAACCCCGTCCTCGCCCATTTCCACCGTAATCAGAAGGGCGGTGTGGGCAATCGTGGTCACGAGCTTCCCGCCCGGCCGAAGAGCGCAGTTCCGCCGCCAGACGTGACAGCAGCCAGGGGAGCAGATCATCCGTACCCGGCTCGCCGGCTCCTCCCGCCCCGGCGCCTCCGAAGAGGGAACGAGGTTTGTTGTGCGAGCAAGGGCCGCAGAGTCGGTCAGTCAGCCCAATTCGACAGCCCGCAGGTCTCCCACCTGTGCGGTTGCCAGGTGGTTTGGGGACGAGCGCGGTGTCGGGTCGGCAGTGCGGGCACGCGTCGACGCCGCGGCGAGGGCCTGGAGGCGGGCTGCCGGAGCGGAACTCGCGTGGACAGGCCTCCGGGTGTGTGACCCGCTCGATCGCGCCGTGCGGTCGATGCGCTTTCCCGGCCGGCCGGACGGGCGGATCAGCGCAGTCCGGCGAAGAGATCGTTCTCGGGTACGGCCGCGCCGGTGGCGTCCTGGACACGTACGAAGGTCTCCATGCCCATCAACTCGCCGAACCTCTCCTTGCCCATCCTGAGGAAGAAGATGTTCTCACCCTGACTGGCGTGCGCGGCCAGCGCGTCGAACTTCTGACCGCTGAACGCGGTGGTGTCCACCCACGTGGTGATCTCATCGTCGGGGAGGCCGATCTCGGCCATCGCGGCGGCCTCGGCAGGATCCGGCTCCGGCATGTCCGGATGAAACTCCCGCATGATCTCGCCGAACCGCTGCATCATCGAGCGGGGCATCGTGGTCCAGTACACCTTCGGTGCCAGCGCGGTCATCTCCAGCGCCGCCATCGTGATGCGGTGGGCCTGGATGTGGTCGGGGTGGCCGTAGAAGCCGTTCTCGTCATAGGTGACGACCACATCAGGTCGGTAGTGCCGCATGAGTTCCGCGAGCCGGGCCGCGCCTTCCTGCACGCGGGTCTGCCAGAAGGATCCGGGGGCGTCGTTACTCGGCCAGCCCGTCATCCCGGAGTCGGCATAGTCCAGCATCTCCAGATCGCCGACCTTCAGGACGTCACAGCTCGCCTTGAGTTCCTGACGGCGCATCAAGGCGACCGCCGCCGGATCGTGCCCGGGATCGCCCGGCTTGACACCCCCCGGTCCGTCACCGCAACCGCCGTCGGTACACGTCACGAGAACCGTGCGGATGCCTTCCGCCGCGTACCGCGCGAGGACCCCTCCGGTTCCGGTGGCCTCGTCGTCGGGGTGGGCGTGTACTGCCATGAGCGTCAAGGGCCGGTCAGTCATGAAACAGTCCTCCTGCGGAAATGCGTCTTGGGCCGAGTGCGCGGCGGGCGTACCGCGATCCTGGGGCCCGGATCCTGGTGGGGCGGACGACCTTGTGGTCTCCGTGTTCCCCGCCCGTGCGGCGCCGGTCCCCCGGTCGATGCAACCGTGCAGACCGGGCCGGCTGTTCCCGGCCCGGCCGCTTGGCCTTCCAGGCGTCGGCGTTTCAACGCGAACGAGGTACAGGCGCGACCTGCATGTCTCAGCGCCGCGTCGGATCCGACTTCCATCCGGCACCAGCCGTGAGATTCCGACACGAGATTTGAGGCCCTACAACGTGCGGGATCCGCGACTTTGCCGCGCCCGTCGGGCGAGTCGACCGCAGACGTAGCCGACCACGACGATGAGTGCCAACGCGCCGAGCACGGGCCCGTCATCTACATGCATCCCACGCAGGTGATCCGTACTTCTCGGTCGGCGCCATGAGGGAGTGTCTAATCAACGGCTCTGGCCCGTAGTCGGTGGTGACGCCGGGTGTCCGTCAGGGCAGGAGGACGCGGTGGCGGAGGAGGTCGAATCCGGCGCGTCCGTGCATCTGCTTCATGATCCTCTTGGTGCGAGTGTTGACGCCTTCGGTGCGGCCGTTGTGGTAAGGCAGGGTGAGGCCGGCGTCCACGGCGGACCGGTCGATTTCGAGGCCGTTGGTGAAGCTGCGCAGGTGGGGCAGGTCGACGGCACGGGCGGCCGTGATCCACTCGGTGAGTTTCACGTCGTTGCCCTCGCCCGGTTTCAGCAGGGTGGCGAAGCCGCCTACGAGATCGGCGAGTGCGGTCATCTCCGGGCAGGCCGCGGCGATCTTCTCCAACAGGGCCGTTTCCTTCGGACGCAGGTTTTCGGGGTCGGTGAGCAGGAGGCGGCTGGCGTGACGTGGGGTGGTGACGGGGCGGTCGCCTTCGGCGCGGCCCTGGTTGAGGTAGCGGACCAGGAGGTTCGCGCTGCCGGTGTAGCCCAACTCCCGTATCTCTGCGAGGAGGTGGGTGACAGCAACTGCCGGTTCGGCCGTGCGGCGGGCGCGCAGATGGTCGCGGTAGGGGTCGACGAGGGTGGGTCGGTAGGCGGGGGCGATGCGCAGGGCTTGGGGTTCGGGCATGCGGGCGTAGCGTTTGACGGTGTTCAGGGACAGGCCCAGGCGGCGGGAGCAGTCAAGCAGGCCGACGCCCTGGCCGAGGAGGTCGTGGATCTTGTTCCAGCGTTCGCGGGTGGTCTGCTCGCGTACTCCACCGGGGCGGGGCGGGTTGATGGTGGCCCAGCAGCCGGTGTGCGCGCGGACCTCGAGCTGGGCTTTGTCGCAGAGGTTTCTCCACAGGTGAGGGTCGCCGAGCGGCTCGCTGGAGAGCGGACGCCCCCTGCCCGACCGGGTGCGGCAGGCCGAGATCCACGGCCTGCTCCCGACCAGGAACGACTACGTCCGACGACGGCGGTGCCGACGGCACGGCCGCACCAGGAGTCCTTCGTCAGCGGTCGTCCGCCTCGGGCTCCGGGCGCGGGAGTTCGTCGAGGTCGAGGGTGAAGGTGCGGCCGTCGGCCAGGGGGACTGGGAGCTTGCCCGTGCCGTTTCGGTGATCGGTTCGCCACGCTCACCCTTGCCGACAGGCACCTCAACCCGGAGTCGGCGGGTCGCGGCGTAGTTCGCGCTTCCTGCTGCCCGCCTTACCGCTGCTCCTGTCGGTGGCGGTGGCGCCGGCGCGGACGGCGAGAGCCCGGCCGTGGCACGCCGCCGTGGTGGTGGGCGCACCGGCCGGGCTCTCGTACGTCTACGGGGCGTTCCTGGTCGTCGTGAACCGGGCCCCCTGTAGCCACCGGGCCGGCCGATGGCTACGCGCCGCTTCCGGGCACCTACTCGCCGTCTTCGTCACCCTTGGGCTTGTCGGCCTCGTCGACGTCCTCGGCCAGGCCGAGCTGCTCGACGAGCCACTTGTCGAACTCGATGGCGGCCCGCACCCAGCTGACCGTCGACGAGACGAAGTGCTCCAGGCTGACGCCGGTGCCGATCAGCAGCTGGGCCTCGCCGATGAGGCGGACCGTGCCGTCGTCGTGGGTGTGGCTGTAGACCTTGGGCCACAGGGTGCGGCGGTTCCAGTCGTCGATGGTCTCCAGCAGCGCCGGCTTCGCGTCGATCTGGTGCGGGCGGTCGTAGAACGTACGCACCGAGAAGACCTGCTGGTCTCCCTCGCCGCGGAACATGAAGTACGTACGGAATTCCTCCCACGGCGCCGCGAGGTCACCCTCGTCGTCGACGACGTACTTCAGCTCCATCTGGTCCAGGAGCTGCTTCACGAGGTCCTGATCCGGGACGACGGGGCCCGCCGGCCCTTGGGGCTGCGGCTCGGGCTGGCCCCCGAAGTTCGGAATCGAGGACGGGTCGATGCTCACCGTGATTTTCCCTTCGTACGGATTCCGCCATCCTCTCCCATGCGGGGCGGGGGGTGGCAACCCCCGCCCCGCGTGGTTCGTCGCCCTTGGCCGGTTCCGGGAGGGGATTCAGCTCAGAGCGTGGCCGGGAACCATTCGGGTGGTCCGGTCGGCTGGCCGGACGGCGGTTTCCGCGTACCCCGATCAGAGCGTCTTGCCCGTCCCTTCCCGGGAAATCGGGCCCACGATCAGGCCCTCGCCCTCCCCGAACGTGTCCACCCGGACCGTGTCGCCGTCCTTGACCTCGCCGGCCAGGATCTCCCTGGCCAGCCGGTCGCCGATGGCGGTCTGCACGAGGCGGCGCAGCGGGCGGGCTCCGTAGGCCGGGTCGTTGCCCTCGTCGGCGAGCCAGGCCAGGGCCTCGGGGGTGATCTCCAGGGCCAGCCGGCGCTCGGCGAGACGCTTGGCGAGACGCTCGATCTGGAGCTTCGCGATCCGCTCCAGCTCCGCCTTGTCCAGCGCGGAGAAGACCACGAGGTCGTCGAGGCGGTTGAGGAACTCCGGCTTGAAGGAGGACCGGACCACCTCAAGGACCTGCTGCTTCTTCTCCGCCTCGCTGGTGACCGGGTCGACCAGGTACTGGCTGCCCAGGTTCGAGGTGAGGATCAGGATCGTGTTGCGGAAGTCCACCGTACGGCCCTGGCCGTCCGTCAGCCGGCCGTCGTCCAGCACCTGCAGAAGGATGTCGAAGACCTCGGGATGGGCCTTCTCCACCTCGTCGAGCAGCACGACGGAGTACGGGCGGCGGCGGACGGACTCGGTGAGCTGGCCGCCCTCCTCGTAGCCGACGTAGCCGGGCGGGGCGCCGACGAGGCGGGCCACGCTGTGCTTCTCGCCGTACTCCGACATGTCGATGCGGATCATGGCCCGCTCGTCGTCGAAGAGGAAGTCGGCGAGGGCCTTGGCCAGCTCCGTCTTGCCGACGCCGGTCGGGCCGAGGAAGAGGAAGGAGCCGGTGGGGCGGTCGGGGTCCGCGATGCCGGCGCGGGAGCGCCGCACGGCGTCGCTCACGGCCCGCACGGCCTCGGTCTGGCCGATGAGGCGGCGGCCCAGCTCGTCCTCCATGCGGAGCAGCTTCCGGGTCTCGCCCTCCAGCAGGCGGCCCGCCGGGATGCCGGTCCAGGCGGCGACGACGTCCGCGATGTCGTCGGCGCCGACCTCGTCCTTGACCATGGTGTTCTTGGACGCCGCAGCCTCCTCCTCGGCCTCGGAGGCCTCCTCCAGCACCCTCTCCAGCGTGGGGATCTCGCCGTAGAGCAGCTTGGAGGCGGTGTCGAAGTCGCCGTCGCGCTGGGCGCGTTCGGCCTGGCCGCGCAGCTCGTCGAGCTTCTCCTTCAGTTCACCGACACGGTTGAGGGACTGCTTCTCCTTCTCCCAGCGGGCGGTGAGGCCCCGCAGCTCCTCCTCCTTGTCTGCGAGGTCGCGGCGCAGCCGCTCCAGGCGCTCGCGGGAGGCGGCGTCGGTCTCCTTGTCGAGGGCCATCTCCTCCATGCGGAGCCGGTCCACGGACCGCTGGAGCTCGTCGATCTCGACGGGCGAGGAGTCGATCTCCATCCGGAGCCGGGAGGCCGACTCGTCGACGAGGTCGATGGCCTTGTCGGGCAGGAACCGGGAGGTGATGTACCGGTCGGAGAGGGTGGCTGCGGCGACCAGCGCCGCGTCCGCGATCTGCACCTTGTGGTGGGCCTCGTAGCGGCCCTTGAGCCCGCGCAGGATGGCGATGGTGTCCTCGACGGTCGGCTCGGCGACCAGCACCTGCTGGAAGCGGCGCTCCAGCGCCGGGTCCTTCTCGATGCGCTCGCGGTACTCGTCGAGGGTGGTGGCGCCGACCATGCGCAGCTCGCCGCGGGCGAGCATCGGCTTCAGCATGTTGCCGGCGTCCATGGCGGAGTCGCCGCCGGCGCCCGCGCCGACGACGGTGTGCAGTTCGTCGATGAAGGTGACGATCTGGCCGTCGGAGTCCTTGATCTCGGCGAGGACCGTCTTCAGCCGCTCCTCGAACTCGCCCCG
Coding sequences:
- a CDS encoding type II toxin-antitoxin system prevent-host-death family antitoxin, with translation MKTMTYSESRARYAEVLNSVTDDREEVVITRAGHEPVVIVSLEDYESLKETAYLLRSPANARRLLASIDELENGGGTVRELATDE
- a CDS encoding Txe/YoeB family addiction module toxin; translated protein: MKITFSSRAWEDYLWWQLQDRKILKRINTLITDITRNGNEGIGKPEPLKHGFQGYWSRRINDEHRLIYKATEDGVLIAQCRYHYES
- a CDS encoding Uma2 family endonuclease: MSVDAIVHTEFPKGYTVLFGADGKVIMTPQSFEHSSTIKSMQYDTVVSLGRHAKTASDVYIDFPADENSAPDLAIFREDARREGKRYSFEDVLLISEVVSTSSARKDYDDCTAKYGRYGIPIYLVVDPYAQEVVLHTQPTGTGYIAAHTHKYGTGKLPIPLADGRTFTLDLDELPRPEPEADAR
- a CDS encoding prevent-host-death protein translates to MAAVHYESYTQARTHLKDLLDAADEGRVATVRRDSGRSAVVDVERLRRYLSLVCPSKAEVVAEAGGWSVFLSGLPLAADGATFDEAIGEMVQVLREYAEDWQDRLRTAPNHADNWGLVQLIALSDDGQLRDWLVGAPR
- a CDS encoding cytotoxic translational repressor of toxin-antitoxin stability system — translated: MTWPQPDRENHDRFCRAEKWERVRDARGRTGTHHVTYELTLHDGRILRTGISHPVDRTAYGAAMWRHILRDQLDVSEDEFWACVQQGELPDRGAPEPPSEALPADLVHLLIHRVGVGEDTVAGMTKDEAVARLQKYWTDGS
- a CDS encoding type II toxin-antitoxin system PemK/MazF family toxin, which produces MSRLPFVSRDARSKGISRPVSAAGPGASLQRSVNRIAEPLPAVTVAVITGTPGPASTHVPVGPDCGVTTYNESYVNCTDLRTVDKPRLWRRLGLLHPNEMRGVEECVRVILGPAQSSAAPGNPPFPVRPRC
- a CDS encoding PIG-L family deacetylase, with amino-acid sequence MTDRPLTLMAVHAHPDDEATGTGGVLARYAAEGIRTVLVTCTDGGCGDGPGGVKPGDPGHDPAAVALMRRQELKASCDVLKVGDLEMLDYADSGMTGWPSNDAPGSFWQTRVQEGAARLAELMRHYRPDVVVTYDENGFYGHPDHIQAHRITMAALEMTALAPKVYWTTMPRSMMQRFGEIMREFHPDMPEPDPAEAAAMAEIGLPDDEITTWVDTTAFSGQKFDALAAHASQGENIFFLRMGKERFGELMGMETFVRVQDATGAAVPENDLFAGLR
- a CDS encoding YbjN domain-containing protein, which produces MSIDPSSIPNFGGQPEPQPQGPAGPVVPDQDLVKQLLDQMELKYVVDDEGDLAAPWEEFRTYFMFRGEGDQQVFSVRTFYDRPHQIDAKPALLETIDDWNRRTLWPKVYSHTHDDGTVRLIGEAQLLIGTGVSLEHFVSSTVSWVRAAIEFDKWLVEQLGLAEDVDEADKPKGDEDGE